The genomic interval TTCGTACTAATAATGTAACGTAGGGCCGGATCACCACTCCTCGTTTGTCGTCCCCCGCTTCGGTGGAGGGATTCATTCCGATGAACACTATCACGACCGCACAGCGCATCTCCACCAGCAGCGACATCGACGCCAGTATCGCCGCCACCCGCCGTGTGCACCATCTCACCGCCGTCGCCCGAGACGCTATCGACGATCCCAGATCCCTCGATGGAGACACACTTGCGAAGGCTGTCGTCAAAGTACTCTACGACGCACACCCTCACATCCGATTCGAGGATGCCCTCGAGCTCGCTGTAATCGTCGAGACACCACCTCTCGACTCGTCGACGGTAGAAGCCATTGAATACGTCGTCGCAGACATCTGTTCCCATCTCGACGAGTGGAACCGCTTCGAGCCACCGACACTCCCAGGACAAGCATGAGTGGCGATGAATCGCTCCTCGAACAGCTCCCGCCCGAGAAACTCCTCGATACACGGAACACGCGGGTCATCACGCCCGCGATCGAGATGATGGAAGAGGTCGCGACCGTTGAACTATACCTCGAACACGAGCGGGCGAACCGTGATCGGCCGGGTATCGTCCGCCACTTCACCGAGCAAATTGACGCCATCTACGAGGAAAACGGCGAGATCCCGCCCGGAGAAAAGGACCAGGAACAGGAGTCGGAAGGCGAACACGAAGGAGACAACATGTCCACCGCCGATGCCGAGACGGTCTCACCGATGTCGCCACCGGAAGAGCTGCTTGCGTACATCCACGGCCTCGGGAATGAGTCAGACGACGAGATTGCTTCGTCGCCCGCGCCACCCACGTGGGATGAGCTCTAACTCTCGTTTGTCACCCCCGACATCCCGTGGGGATACGCACATAGAACCGCCCTATCCGGCGATTTCTCCGTATGTTCTTAACCTCATTCTGCCGGCTCTGTTGAAATCCTTAGTGAGTTACAGGTTCAGTCGATAGCTTGAGTAGATGCAGACCCTCCCAAAGTCTCGGTTGCTCCGGTTTGTCGAGGAAGCCTTTCAGTTAGCGCAACGTGCCGTATCTCGATACTCCTCGAAGTTCTCGAAGCAACACTACACGCTCCATCAGCACATCGTTCTCCTGTGTCTCAAAGTTCGAAAGGATACGACGTATCGAACACTTCTCGACGAACTCATCGAGATGCCCCGTATTCGGAACGCGATCAATCTCACTGAACTGCCTGCCCCATCGACACTGTGCAAAGCGTTCGATAGACTTGATATGGCTGTCTGGCGAGTGCTTCTCAATCTCTCTGTATCACTGCTCCCGACCAATGGCGTTGCGGGGATCGATGCTTCGGGATTCGACCGCAGTCACGCTTCCAAACACTACACGAAACGAGCCGAACTCACGATTCAGCAACTCAAAGTAACACTGCTAGTCGATTCCAAAGTGAACGCAATCCTTGATCTACACGTGACGACGACACGAAAACACGATAGCCAGATCGCTCCTTCGTTGATCAAACGCAACCCCGAGACTATCGACATCCTGCTCGGTGACAAAGGCTACGACGACCAGAAGATCAGACGGCTTGCCCGTCAACACGAGATTCGGCCACTAATCAAGCATCGTGAGTTCACATCGCTTCACAAGGCATGGAATACACGCTTAGACGCTGACCTCTACGGCCAACGGAGTCAATCAGAGACAGTTAACTCAACGCTCAAGCGGAAGTACGGCGCGTTCGTCCGTTCACGACGCTGGTGGAAGCAGTTCCGTGAACTCGCACTTGCGTGTATTGTCCACAATCTTGACCAAGCAATCTAACGACCAGTGCAAGTGATAAACCGCACACTGTGAGGCGACGGAGTGTCTGCTCCGAAGCGCTATGATTTCAGTTGAAAGAGCATGAGTTCAAAGTCTGGTGTATCTGGATCATCATGTTGAAGGGGATATGCACCGTCGTTCAGGTCTACACCATTATTATATGCCTGTTGGATGATTTCATCCAGAGATTGACGGAGTTCTTCTTTCGTTGTCGGTCCTTGTCTTCTCATTATTAACCGATTGTCGCACAGGAGGATAATATCTGGGCATTGTGCACCATGGCGGGTTTAATCCGCAGTCTTCAGCGAACGACTGTTGCAGGTAGTTTGAGAGGCCACGTATCACTCTGTATTTCCCCTTTATTCAGTCAATTTCTCATCTCCAAAATCTGGGCCTTTACGTACGATGTTGGCCTCTCTGTCCCATTCGACTAACCCAATGGCCTCTAATTGCTCCAGAGAGTGATCTTTGAGCTGGAGGCGGAGTCGGGCAACGTCCTCATCGGTAGAAACAGGGTCATTACGGTATGCATCTTCTGGAATGTTGTTCTCTGTCATGAGTTGCTATACTTCGGTTCTGAAAACGGATTAACCCCGAAGGTTTTCACACAGATTTGATGTTTGATTATCCGAGTGACAGCCAGCGATCCGCATTCAATATGCATGTGTAGTGTACAGTAGATTCACGGGAACACATGTCTAAAGAAGAGGATTTCAACAGAGCCATTCTGCCCCTATCTTTGCCTAGGTGAACGGTGAGACATGTCGACCGTCGTCACAGCGAAACATCATCAGACGACCTACAACAAAACAGAACTCAACCCCATGAAATACAACCAGGTTGACACCACAGAACCAACCGAAACCGACTCCAAATCCCCTGAAAACTGGCCGTGAAGCAACCATGTCCAGACGTTCTCACTGGCGTCACGCAGCGCGTTCAGACCGGCTACGGCAAATTCTACGTCATTATCAACGAGGACGCCGACGGCCGGCCGTTCGAACTCTTCGCGAATATCGGGAACTCCGGCGGATTCACCGCTTCCTTTACCGAGGCACTCGCGAAGACTGTCTCAACCTGGCTCCGTTCTGGTTTTGATCCCGAGGAGATCGCCAGCGAACTCCGAGGCATTCGCTCACCGAAGGTTGGGTGGGATAAAGGTGACAAGACGCAATCCATCCCGGACGCCATCGGCCTCGCGATGGCGCGCTATCTTGAGGGTGATCCCCACCTCGACTACCCCCATCAGCAGAACCTCGCGGAAGCAGTCGAAGAAGACGCCACAGCCGCACACACTGCCGACGGTGGCACGGTCGCTGATCACGATGCGAACTTGAATACGGGCGCCAACGATAACGATAGTGACCGGGAAGACGATAAGCAGGAAGATGGCACTGCTGAACTCCTCGAAGCCGGCGAATCTCCCGAGTGTCCAGAGTGTGGGTCAATATCCCTGTATTACTCGGAGGGATGCAAAACCTGCCGAGCCTGCGGCTGGTCAGAATGTTCGTAACGTAGTCAAAACAGTTCGTCTCGCTAGTCCCATACCATCTCTGGCGGGTTGCTCGTTGACCGCTTCCTATCCGACGACGGCTTCGCCGCCTTTGCATCCCTCTCGGGTTCACCGAAGAGCCGTCGGATCGGGTGGCGCAGCGCCGCCAGACGTCCGAGGTCTCCCTTTCGGTAATTCACTGCCCACGTCCGCGTGTTTCCCTTCTTGTCGCGTCGAGCGACCACGATTTTCACTGGACAGTATGGCACTTTGGCGATAGAGATCCAGCTCTCACACAACTCCGTCCCTCGGAAACTCAGCGATGCGCCACCGACCCAGTGTGCAACCTGTTGGTCTGCACTCCCCGAGTCAAACCACTCCTTTGTTTCTTCCATGAACGCTTCAAATCTCTCGGGAAACTCGCTCCCGATGTGGACGATCATGTACTCCGAATTGCCCTGCTCGGTATCCTTCTTCCACCACTCGAGAAAGATGTGGTTCGCGGGTGAGCGGAGAACGTTGACCCACGCCCGTTCGCGCCCCTTTCCGTGGAGGGAAATTGCGTCAACCTTCTTCCATCCCTCAGGTGAGACGCCCTTATTGTAGTACCCCCGAAGCGGCGGGATCACTTCGAGGGCGTGGGCCCGCAGGTACTCCATTGGGAACGGAATCTCCATCTTCACCTCAGGCTGTTCCGGCGGGTTCATCAACCGCCGCACGCTCTCTGCGTAGCCGTCGAGACCTTCGACGATTGGGACGGCATCGGGCCACGGTTTCTTCACGCGATGTTCGGCGAACTTCATGTCGTGGCCCTCGAAGTCAGACTGATACGCCCAGAACACCGAATATCCCGCTTCCAGGTAGTCCCACGAGAGCGAGCCGATCTCCTTGTCGTCGTGCTTGTGCTGAATCTCGACGATGAAGCCTTTCCCGAACGGATAGAGTTCCGCAGAAAACGTCGCGACAACATCCGCAACTCGGTCAGTCCCCGGGATGGTATACTCGTGACTGACGGTTGCTGACTCGAAAATCTCGCGGAGTTTCATCGCCGCGATCGTCTTGAATCTAGCGTGGAGGTTTGACTCGCCCGGACACTCTGACCCAGAGTGGTGGACAAAGTGTTTCGAGACGAAGCGTCCATTGTTGTAATGCGATCGGCGGAGGAACAGCGATTCTTCACACAGCGGACAGAGAATGTCGTCGTCGCCGTCGACGTCTAAGGAGAGCACCCGATCACCGTTCGGCCGCATGGCGAGGTATGGCATGAAGGGATTCTTCGCGGGGGTGTTTTCTGGTATCGCTCACGTTCTAATTCGCGCCATGCGGTAAAATAGCACTCGGGGTATCAACCCGACAACCCCCCGAAAACCCGTCCGTTCGCCGCAGTAGGCGACTGTCCTACGTAACTATCCAAACGATATAGCCGAGATTGTAACGTAGGACAAATCACCCCTCCAGCCGAACCGGCTGGTTCTACCCGCCATTTTTGTTTTCCCCCCGGAGCGTAGAGGGGCGACACTAGAGGCACCTGCCAGTCGTGTGTAGCATCTCGACGTGTCGTCGTCCCATGGAGACCGATATCCCGATGGCAACAGCAGCATCCGATTCCAACCCAGTAGAAGAATCGACACCGTCTATTGAGAACGCCGCAATCCGACGTGAGGGCCGGGCACAGACTCAAGAGATGGACGTCTCGTTGCTCCGACAGGGTGGCATCTACGAGGTTCGATCGGCGTCCGGGGGCATCTACGAGGTCGACGTACTCCAACGAACCTGTACGTGCCTCGATGAGCCACCGGAAGGTGGCTGCAAACACTACCGACGCGTTCGTACTGACATTCAAGCCGGCCTCGTCCCCAGACCTGATGGGAAGCTCCCCAATACCACTCAATCAGCGTTAACCGACGAAGAGATTCACGCGATTCGGTCAGCAGAAGCCACTATCCTCAAACAGCATCTTCTCGATGCCCTCCTCGCTCGCGAACTCGAACGCGCCCAGCTCGACCAGGAGATCCATGACCTCGAGTTCCTCGTAGAGGTCCTCCTGGAGGTCAGCATTGCAGAAGGATACGACCTCGACGAGAGTAGGATACTCTTACCAGATCTCTCTTAAATTATGCCAACAGGTTCAAAACTACGACACTTACCGGAGACGTCTGCTGCGTAGTGGCCTGTGCTCCTCCAAAAGCATCGGCCACAGGGGAACACCCTCCAAGAAGTGCCTGAGTGACGAAGCCCACTCTCATTCTAACGGGAGCGAACCTGTCACTCGTCCGCGCAGACGTTCCTGACCGGGTGTCGTAGTCCTGTCGGAGTTGAATATACTGACTCACATGGTATATCCTTTGGCCCAATCGACAGCCGATAGGCTGTTCCAGGGGAGGATCGACGAGACTCAGCTGATGATTGTGGGACTCACGTAAACAGCCTCGGGCCACCGCGCCCGAGGCTTTTCTAATTC from Halobellus litoreus carries:
- a CDS encoding IS5 family transposase, with protein sequence MQTLPKSRLLRFVEEAFQLAQRAVSRYSSKFSKQHYTLHQHIVLLCLKVRKDTTYRTLLDELIEMPRIRNAINLTELPAPSTLCKAFDRLDMAVWRVLLNLSVSLLPTNGVAGIDASGFDRSHASKHYTKRAELTIQQLKVTLLVDSKVNAILDLHVTTTRKHDSQIAPSLIKRNPETIDILLGDKGYDDQKIRRLARQHEIRPLIKHREFTSLHKAWNTRLDADLYGQRSQSETVNSTLKRKYGAFVRSRRWWKQFRELALACIVHNLDQAI